A single genomic interval of Mycobacterium sp. DL592 harbors:
- a CDS encoding glycosyltransferase family 4 protein, whose product MSETSAAATMDDSARAASVTMIGPMPPPVHGQSVVMAHMVSSLAPLIPRMRVANVGEGESVGWRRPLKGLRNSIRALWSVPGSDAVYIAVKAGHGMWLTTAAAGLARITGGRLFLHHHSYAYVRERKARMVALTRAAGSKAYHVVLSNSMANALREVMPEVSRLLVVENAGLIDSALVELPLKSDDGELVLGHLSNLSIEKGIAEVVDLASALHQGGVDVRLVVGGPAADRDSQFHLHRAVEELGDRFEYRGPLGGAAKVEFFKEITHFVFPSRYAHEAAPMVLYEAMAAGVVCVATHQGSIPEQLRSSPGILARSADTFVQETLPLLMKTRVSAAASDETRQAYLRALAESESQLTVLFELLSRPG is encoded by the coding sequence GTGAGCGAGACATCGGCAGCCGCAACGATGGACGATAGCGCCCGTGCGGCTTCAGTGACAATGATCGGCCCCATGCCGCCCCCGGTGCACGGACAGTCGGTAGTGATGGCCCACATGGTTTCATCACTCGCGCCGCTGATTCCCCGGATGCGAGTGGCCAACGTTGGCGAAGGCGAAAGCGTTGGCTGGCGCCGTCCACTCAAGGGCCTCCGCAATTCGATCCGTGCACTATGGTCTGTTCCCGGTTCAGACGCGGTGTACATCGCAGTCAAAGCCGGGCATGGGATGTGGCTCACCACGGCGGCTGCCGGCTTGGCGCGGATAACCGGAGGGCGCCTGTTCCTTCATCACCACTCGTATGCCTATGTCCGAGAACGCAAGGCCCGAATGGTGGCGCTGACCCGTGCCGCCGGGTCGAAGGCATACCACGTTGTGCTCTCCAACTCGATGGCGAACGCGCTACGTGAGGTTATGCCCGAGGTGAGTCGACTCCTCGTCGTCGAAAACGCAGGGCTCATCGATAGCGCTCTCGTGGAACTGCCTCTGAAATCCGATGACGGCGAGCTGGTGCTGGGCCATCTGAGCAACCTCAGTATCGAGAAGGGAATCGCAGAGGTAGTTGACCTTGCCTCAGCACTGCACCAGGGCGGAGTCGACGTTCGACTGGTTGTCGGCGGACCCGCCGCAGATCGTGACTCACAGTTCCACCTCCATCGCGCGGTTGAGGAACTTGGCGATCGGTTCGAGTATCGGGGTCCACTCGGAGGCGCCGCCAAGGTCGAATTCTTCAAGGAAATAACACATTTCGTCTTCCCTTCTCGCTACGCACACGAGGCAGCTCCGATGGTGTTGTACGAAGCCATGGCAGCCGGTGTTGTTTGTGTGGCAACCCACCAGGGATCGATACCTGAGCAACTGCGCTCCAGCCCCGGCATCCTCGCCAGAAGTGCAGACACATTCGTGCAGGAAACACTGCCGCTACTGATGAAAACGAGAGTGTCGGCGGCTGCATCCGACGAAACGCGGCAAGCTTATCTAAGAGCGCTCGCCGAGTCGGAGAGCCAGTTGACGGTTCTGTTCGAGCTGCTGTCGAGACCGGGATGA